In one window of Brenneria goodwinii DNA:
- a CDS encoding Kdo(2)-lipid IV(A) acyltransferase — MTQLPTFNRSLLYPRYWLTWLGIGALYLVVLLPYPLLYFIGTGLGHLSMRLLPRRVEITTRNLELCFPDMPKAERNGLVRKNFEAVGMGILETGMAWFWPDWRIERWFTVKGIEHIRQAREGHRGVLLIGLHFLTLELGARIFGIKNEGIGVYRPNDNKLIDWLQTWGRMRSNKSMLDRKDLKGMIRALKQGEIIWYAPDHDYGPRSSVFVPLFAVNKAATTVGSYILAKTAKPAIVPFVPRRLPKGKGYELLIQPAELDVPLENETATAAWMNKIVEQNILLAPDQYMWLHRRFKTRPEGEPSLY; from the coding sequence ATGACACAACTCCCCACTTTTAATCGTTCACTATTGTACCCGCGCTATTGGTTAACCTGGCTGGGTATTGGCGCGCTTTACCTGGTGGTATTGCTACCCTATCCGCTGCTTTATTTTATCGGCACCGGTCTCGGTCATTTATCCATGCGTCTGCTGCCGCGGCGCGTTGAAATTACCACCCGAAACCTTGAACTCTGTTTTCCGGATATGCCGAAGGCTGAACGAAATGGACTCGTCAGAAAAAATTTTGAAGCCGTCGGAATGGGGATACTGGAAACCGGTATGGCGTGGTTCTGGCCTGACTGGCGTATAGAACGTTGGTTCACGGTGAAAGGCATTGAGCATATTCGGCAGGCGCGAGAGGGACATCGCGGCGTATTGTTGATCGGCCTGCATTTTCTGACCTTGGAACTCGGCGCCCGCATCTTTGGAATAAAAAATGAGGGGATCGGGGTTTATCGCCCCAACGACAACAAGTTGATCGACTGGTTGCAGACCTGGGGAAGAATGCGTTCAAACAAATCCATGCTGGACCGAAAGGATCTTAAAGGCATGATTCGGGCGCTTAAACAGGGGGAGATTATCTGGTATGCGCCCGATCACGATTATGGCCCCCGCAGCAGTGTATTCGTCCCGCTGTTTGCTGTGAATAAGGCGGCGACGACGGTGGGAAGTTACATTTTAGCTAAAACCGCCAAACCTGCTATCGTACCCTTCGTGCCGCGCCGTCTGCCAAAGGGCAAGGGATACGAACTGTTGATTCAGCCGGCGGAATTAGACGTTCCCTTGGAAAACGAAACGGCAACGGCCGCCTGGATGAACAAAATCGTTGAGCAAAATATTCTATTAGCGCCCGATCAATATATGTGGCTGCACCGTCGTTTTAAAACGCGTCCAGAAGGCGAACCCTCGCTCTATTAA
- a CDS encoding NADH:flavin oxidoreductase/NADH oxidase, with the protein MSQLFSPVSLGKLTLPNRIIIAPMCQYSAEEGKATAWHTMHLGNLSHSGAGLLIVEATAVAPEGRISPKDLGLWDSETEKALATVIQAVKKHSDMPLGIQLAHAGRKASTDVPWGGRAALRQEQGGWQTLAPSDIPYNEKDDKPLAMTRQQINQLIASFVDAAKRADRLGFDLIELHAAHGYLLHQFLSPLANHRTDEYGGSLQNRMRLVLEVYKSVRQVFPAHKAVGVRISATDGVAGGWDLEQSVQVSQALHALGCDFIHVSSGGLSAEQQIHPGPNYQVPYAQRIKQEVGITTIAVGLITEPEQAEAIVGTGEADAVALARAILFNPRWPWHAAARLGAQVTAPPQYWRSEPGYARGIFKR; encoded by the coding sequence ATGAGTCAACTATTCTCGCCAGTATCTCTCGGTAAACTCACGCTCCCTAATCGCATTATCATCGCGCCGATGTGCCAATATTCCGCCGAAGAGGGTAAAGCGACAGCATGGCATACCATGCACTTGGGTAATCTCTCGCATTCAGGCGCAGGGCTGTTGATCGTTGAAGCCACCGCCGTTGCCCCCGAAGGACGCATATCGCCCAAAGACCTTGGCTTATGGGATAGTGAAACGGAGAAAGCGCTAGCCACCGTTATTCAGGCGGTAAAAAAACACTCGGATATGCCGTTGGGGATCCAGCTGGCCCATGCCGGACGCAAGGCATCCACCGATGTCCCCTGGGGCGGGCGCGCCGCTCTTCGGCAAGAGCAAGGGGGATGGCAAACGCTCGCGCCATCAGACATTCCCTATAATGAAAAGGACGATAAGCCCCTGGCAATGACGCGCCAGCAAATTAACCAGTTGATCGCGTCCTTTGTCGACGCCGCCAAGCGGGCAGATCGCCTCGGTTTTGATTTGATCGAACTTCATGCCGCGCACGGCTATTTATTGCACCAGTTTCTATCACCACTGGCAAACCACCGGACGGATGAATACGGCGGCTCGCTGCAAAATCGGATGCGTTTGGTATTAGAGGTCTATAAATCCGTGCGCCAGGTATTCCCGGCGCATAAAGCGGTAGGGGTGCGAATTTCGGCAACCGACGGCGTCGCAGGCGGTTGGGATCTGGAACAATCCGTTCAGGTTAGCCAAGCATTACATGCTTTGGGCTGTGATTTCATTCATGTCTCCAGCGGCGGCCTCTCGGCGGAACAACAAATTCATCCGGGACCAAACTATCAGGTGCCCTATGCGCAAAGGATCAAACAGGAGGTCGGCATTACCACCATCGCCGTCGGGCTTATCACCGAACCAGAACAGGCCGAAGCCATCGTGGGAACCGGCGAAGCCGACGCTGTCGCACTGGCGCGCGCTATTCTCTTTAATCCACGCTGGCCCTGGCATGCCGCGGCCAGATTGGGCGCCCAGGTAACGGCGCCGCCCCAATACTGGCGTAGTGAGCCAGGTTACGCCAGAGGGATATTCAAACGGTAA
- a CDS encoding rhodanese-related sulfurtransferase: MPVLHNRVSNEELKARMLAETEPRTTVSFYKYFTVDEPKAFRDRLYTQFEQLKVFGRIYIAAEGINAQISVPNSQFDMFKTVLFGAHPALDNVRLNIALDDDGKSFWVLRMKVRERIVADGIDDPTFNPANVGQYLKAEQVNAMADDPNTLFVDMRNHYEYEVGHFANALEVPSDTFREQLPMAVDMLRHEQDKNIVMYCTGGIRCEKASAYMLHHGFKHVYHVEGGIIEYARQAKAQGLPLKFIGKNFVFDERMGERISDDVIAHCHQCGAPCDAHTNCRNEGCHLLFIQCPACAEKYEGCCSVNCQEERRLPLAEQRARRSGRENGMKVFNKSKGLLKSTLHIPAPVGKEGAK; this comes from the coding sequence ATGCCAGTGTTACATAACCGGGTGTCCAATGAGGAACTGAAGGCGCGAATGCTTGCTGAAACCGAGCCGCGAACGACAGTTTCTTTTTATAAATATTTTACGGTCGATGAGCCGAAAGCGTTCCGCGATCGGCTGTATACCCAATTTGAGCAGTTAAAGGTATTTGGCCGGATCTACATCGCGGCGGAAGGGATTAATGCTCAAATCAGCGTGCCTAATAGCCAGTTTGATATGTTTAAAACGGTATTATTCGGCGCGCATCCCGCTCTCGATAATGTTCGGTTGAACATCGCGTTGGACGATGATGGAAAATCGTTCTGGGTGCTGCGGATGAAGGTGCGTGAACGCATTGTAGCCGATGGCATTGATGACCCGACGTTTAACCCGGCGAATGTCGGCCAGTATCTGAAAGCCGAGCAGGTTAATGCCATGGCTGACGATCCCAATACGCTTTTCGTTGATATGCGCAATCACTATGAATACGAGGTCGGACACTTTGCAAATGCGTTGGAGGTTCCTTCGGATACTTTCCGTGAGCAACTTCCGATGGCGGTGGATATGCTCAGGCATGAGCAGGATAAAAATATCGTGATGTATTGTACCGGCGGGATCCGCTGTGAGAAAGCGAGCGCTTATATGCTGCATCACGGTTTTAAGCACGTCTATCACGTTGAGGGCGGGATTATTGAATATGCTCGCCAGGCAAAAGCTCAGGGACTGCCGCTGAAGTTTATTGGCAAAAACTTTGTGTTTGACGAGCGGATGGGGGAAAGAATTTCTGATGACGTTATCGCGCATTGTCATCAGTGCGGCGCGCCTTGTGATGCCCATACCAACTGCCGTAATGAAGGCTGCCATCTGTTGTTCATCCAATGTCCGGCGTGTGCGGAAAAATACGAAGGCTGCTGTAGCGTCAACTGTCAGGAAGAGCGTCGACTGCCTCTGGCGGAGCAACGCGCTCGGCGCAGCGGTCGAGAAAATGGCATGAAAGTGTTCAATAAATCCAAAGGGTTATTGAAATCCACATTACACATTCCAGCCCCTGTTGGCAAAGAGGGGGCGAAGTAG
- a CDS encoding YceI family protein encodes MKKTLLGLTAASLLASAGSALAADYKFDKEGQHAFIQFRINHLGYSWIYGGFNDFDGTFTFDESNPAADKVNVTINTNSVDTNHAERDKHIRSADFLNVSKFPQATFTSTAVKKDGDEYDITGNLTLNGVTKPVTLEAKLIGQGDDPWGNYRAGFEAEGTIKLKDFNITQDLGPASQEVQLIISVEGVRQK; translated from the coding sequence CTGAAGAAAACACTATTGGGCCTGACCGCCGCATCCTTACTTGCCTCTGCCGGATCGGCTTTAGCCGCCGATTACAAGTTTGATAAGGAAGGCCAACACGCATTTATCCAGTTTCGCATTAACCATCTGGGCTATAGCTGGATTTATGGCGGCTTTAACGATTTTGACGGGACGTTTACTTTTGATGAAAGCAATCCTGCTGCCGATAAAGTGAATGTCACCATCAATACCAATAGCGTCGATACCAATCATGCGGAGCGCGACAAGCATATCCGTAGTGCGGATTTCCTGAATGTATCCAAATTTCCTCAGGCGACATTCACCTCCACAGCGGTGAAAAAAGACGGCGATGAATACGACATTACCGGTAACCTGACCCTGAACGGCGTAACCAAGCCCGTGACGCTAGAGGCAAAACTGATCGGTCAGGGCGACGATCCATGGGGTAATTATCGCGCCGGTTTTGAAGCGGAAGGGACGATCAAGCTGAAAGACTTTAATATTACCCAGGATTTGGGTCCGGCCTCCCAGGAGGTTCAATTGATTATTTCTGTCGAGGGCGTTCGCCAGAAATAA
- a CDS encoding cytochrome b, with the protein MFWRNTSSRYGHISILLHWSVALTVYGMFALGLWMVTLGYYDVWYHRAPEIHKGIGVLLFAVLIFRVIWRFISPPPQPLSSYSRLTRISATLAHIALYVVLFAILISGYLISTAEGQPISVFGWFSVPATLEGLTDQADIAGTVHLYLAWVVVALSALHGLAALKHHFIDGDTTLKRMLGRNIP; encoded by the coding sequence ATGTTTTGGCGTAACACCTCATCTCGTTATGGTCATATCAGTATTCTCCTCCACTGGAGCGTCGCATTAACCGTTTACGGTATGTTTGCCTTAGGGCTGTGGATGGTGACATTGGGATACTATGATGTCTGGTATCACCGCGCCCCCGAAATCCATAAAGGTATCGGCGTACTGCTTTTTGCCGTCTTGATATTCCGCGTGATCTGGCGTTTTATTTCCCCGCCGCCGCAACCATTAAGCAGTTATTCACGCCTGACTCGCATCAGCGCCACTTTGGCGCACATTGCGCTTTACGTTGTTCTATTCGCGATATTAATCAGTGGATATCTGATTTCCACGGCCGAAGGGCAACCCATTTCAGTTTTTGGCTGGTTTTCTGTGCCAGCGACATTAGAAGGTTTGACGGACCAAGCCGATATTGCCGGTACCGTGCATCTTTATCTTGCCTGGGTGGTGGTAGCGCTGTCAGCTCTGCACGGTTTAGCCGCCTTAAAGCACCACTTCATAGATGGTGATACGACGTTGAAACGGATGTTGGGCCGCAACATCCCTTAA
- the bssS gene encoding biofilm formation regulator BssS yields MDRENEVIQTHPLVGWDISTVDSYDAMMIRLHYLSTSDQAPDEAQVDRTLWLTTDVARKLIYILEAGIAKIESTDCQSLDYRKH; encoded by the coding sequence ATGGATAGAGAAAATGAAGTTATTCAAACACATCCTCTTGTAGGTTGGGACATCAGCACTGTTGACAGTTATGACGCCATGATGATCCGTTTACACTATTTATCCACCTCGGATCAGGCTCCAGATGAAGCGCAAGTTGACCGGACGTTATGGTTAACGACAGATGTAGCCAGAAAACTTATATACATACTTGAAGCAGGCATTGCTAAAATTGAATCAACCGATTGCCAATCTCTTGATTATCGAAAGCATTAG
- the dinI gene encoding DNA damage-inducible protein I, translating into MRVEITIAKSSPLPSGALEALTQELGKRIHQHYPDTSIHIRYAAANNLSVLGGNKDDKERISELLQETWESADDWFMPE; encoded by the coding sequence ATGCGTGTCGAAATTACCATAGCAAAGTCATCCCCTTTACCCTCAGGCGCTCTTGAAGCACTGACTCAGGAGTTGGGGAAACGAATTCACCAGCACTATCCAGATACATCGATTCATATCCGTTATGCGGCGGCCAATAACCTTAGCGTTCTGGGCGGCAATAAAGATGACAAAGAACGTATCTCTGAATTGCTGCAAGAAACCTGGGAAAGCGCAGACGACTGGTTTATGCCAGAATAA
- the pyrC gene encoding dihydroorotase — translation MTALPDILKIRRPDDWHLHLRDDQMLATILPYTSRFFGRAIIMPNLTPPIASVASAVAYRQRILAAIPGEDSFQPLMTCYLTDSLEAEEIVSGFEQSVFTAAKLYPANATTNSSHGVTDIANIYPVLEKMQEIGMPLLVHGEATDPEIDIFDREARFIELVMEPLRRRFPELKVVFEHITTKEAAQYIVSGNEYLAATITPQHLMFNRNHMLVGGIRPHLYCLPILKRNIHQQALRDAVASGCERLFLGTDSAPHVKHRKESSCGCAGVFNAQAALSAYATVFDEMNALDKLEAFCSLNGPRFYGLPVNEDWIELHREPVSFPEEISIGNESLVPFLAGQSLNWSIR, via the coding sequence ATGACCGCACTGCCAGACATACTGAAAATCCGCCGCCCTGATGATTGGCACCTTCATCTACGCGATGATCAGATGCTCGCAACCATACTGCCATACACCAGCCGCTTTTTTGGCCGAGCTATCATCATGCCCAATCTGACACCGCCGATCGCCAGCGTAGCAAGCGCCGTCGCCTATCGTCAGCGCATTCTGGCCGCGATCCCCGGAGAAGACAGTTTTCAACCGTTGATGACGTGTTATCTGACTGACTCGCTGGAGGCTGAAGAGATTGTCAGCGGCTTTGAGCAAAGCGTTTTTACCGCCGCCAAATTATACCCGGCCAATGCGACGACCAACTCCAGTCATGGCGTAACAGACATTGCCAACATCTATCCCGTTCTGGAAAAAATGCAGGAAATAGGGATGCCGTTGTTAGTACACGGCGAAGCAACCGATCCTGAAATAGATATCTTCGATCGGGAAGCCCGATTTATTGAATTGGTTATGGAACCATTACGTCGGCGGTTCCCCGAACTGAAAGTCGTATTCGAACACATCACGACCAAAGAAGCCGCGCAGTACATTGTATCAGGTAATGAGTATCTTGCCGCCACGATTACCCCCCAACATTTAATGTTTAACCGCAATCACATGCTGGTTGGCGGGATCCGCCCGCATCTGTACTGCCTGCCCATTCTCAAAAGAAATATTCACCAGCAAGCGCTGCGGGATGCCGTTGCCAGCGGGTGCGAGCGGCTTTTCCTTGGCACGGATTCAGCGCCTCATGTTAAACACAGAAAAGAATCCAGCTGCGGCTGCGCCGGCGTATTCAACGCCCAGGCGGCCTTGAGCGCTTACGCGACGGTTTTTGATGAAATGAATGCGCTGGATAAACTTGAAGCATTTTGTTCGTTGAATGGGCCACGTTTTTATGGCTTGCCGGTTAATGAAGACTGGATAGAACTCCACCGCGAACCGGTTAGCTTCCCTGAAGAAATTTCAATAGGCAATGAGTCGTTGGTCCCCTTCCTGGCAGGACAAAGCCTTAACTGGTCAATCCGATAG
- a CDS encoding putative quinol monooxygenase: MEIRIVASLQAKAEFIDDVTAAVKQAVAPSRQEAGNLQYDLHEEIDKPGAFVFFERWKNQTVLTEHEQSAHFKRLIAELEGKTESSSIKLLKYLG; encoded by the coding sequence ATGGAAATTCGTATCGTTGCCAGCTTACAGGCTAAAGCGGAATTTATTGACGATGTTACTGCCGCAGTGAAGCAGGCCGTAGCGCCTAGCCGTCAGGAAGCGGGCAATCTGCAATATGATTTGCATGAAGAAATCGACAAGCCTGGCGCTTTCGTCTTCTTTGAGCGTTGGAAAAATCAGACGGTACTGACGGAACATGAGCAATCAGCGCATTTCAAACGACTAATCGCTGAGTTGGAAGGGAAAACCGAGTCATCGAGCATAAAGCTGCTGAAATATCTGGGCTGA
- the rne gene encoding ribonuclease E, which translates to MKRMLINATQQEELRVALVDGQRLYDLDIESPGHEQKKANIYKGKITRIEPSLEAAFVDYGAERHGFLPLKEIAREYFPSNYSSHGRPNIKDVLREGQEVIVQVDKEERGNKGAALTTFISLAGSYLVLMPNNPRAGGISRRIEGDDRTELKEALGSLELPDGMGLIVRTAGVGKSAEALQWDLAFRLKHWEAIKKAAEGRPAPFLIHQESNVIVRAFRDYLRPDIGEILIDNPKILDLAKEHISALGRPDFNSKIKLYSGEIPLFSHYQIESQIESAFQREVRLPSGGSIVIDTTEALTAIDINSARATRGGDIEETAFNTNLEAADEIARQLRLRDLGGLIVIDFIDMTPVRHQREVENRLRDSVRQDRARIQIGRISRFGLLEMSRQRLSPSLGESSHHVCPRCGGTGTVRDNESLSLSILRLIEEEALKENTKEVHAIVPVQIASYLLNEKRESVNAIEKRQGGVRAVIVPHDGMQTPHYSVVRVRNGEEKPTLSYLLPQLLETEAQQLLQEEQVAERKLPEQPALATFTMPNMPAENKAPTVENTAPSAASPATPAQPGLVSRLFGALKGIFASEPSTEAAETADEKKTESAEANESPRQERRNTRRQGNNRRDRNPRDNREPREEQRRNKRQNTEVAPETRAAEETEEKAVIDEQPRREPRAERQRRRQDDKRQQPQQEAKVQNTAVAETEESVAEQEKPAQVMPRRQRRQLTQKVRIQSEIEPAETVVSAAAAETVAPQLAPVEQATITVADASETENSQAADANKGANPENNGMPRRSRRSPRHLRVSGQRRRRYRDERYPSQSPMPLEYAASSPELASGKVWINYPVAQYQSLEQLEEQQQAENAKNNAAIATPSLPVVVEAATVPATTVYEAPTAVESPVSANPETASVPDEAATSVVDPVQPAQQTSADQPAEENAGAVSAESVAGETPAAAAIEASVTDEIVETKTDADAIPSILVEEKAYGESDEVVAEDNEVVEANNDVIEEGNAVVEANNDIIEEGNAVVEANNDVIEEGDEIVGENNEVAEQGNEVVEETGEIAGESDKVAEETAPKPVITTAPIASAEEPAVSAQPTAAETPQPRYKFHATAPMTKAPAPDYQPEPARQSDWNRPAYQFSGKGSAGGHSAVNHAAAPATKPTSVNE; encoded by the coding sequence ATGAAGAGAATGTTGATTAACGCGACTCAGCAGGAAGAGTTGCGTGTTGCCTTGGTTGATGGTCAACGGCTGTATGATCTGGATATCGAAAGTCCCGGTCATGAGCAGAAGAAAGCGAATATCTACAAAGGTAAAATCACCCGTATTGAACCCAGTCTTGAAGCCGCTTTTGTTGATTATGGCGCGGAAAGACATGGTTTTCTCCCTCTCAAAGAAATCGCTCGCGAGTATTTCCCCAGCAACTATTCCTCTCATGGTCGTCCCAACATCAAAGATGTCTTGCGTGAAGGACAGGAAGTCATTGTTCAGGTAGATAAAGAAGAGCGAGGCAACAAAGGCGCAGCACTGACAACATTTATCAGTCTGGCCGGCAGTTATCTGGTACTAATGCCAAACAATCCCCGTGCCGGCGGTATTTCACGCCGAATAGAGGGCGACGATCGCACTGAGCTGAAAGAAGCATTAGGCTCTTTAGAGTTACCCGACGGTATGGGGCTTATCGTTCGTACCGCGGGCGTCGGCAAATCCGCCGAAGCGCTACAATGGGATTTGGCATTCCGTCTGAAACACTGGGAAGCCATCAAGAAAGCGGCTGAAGGCCGCCCTGCCCCTTTCCTGATCCACCAGGAAAGCAACGTGATTGTTCGCGCCTTCCGTGACTATTTACGCCCGGATATCGGCGAAATCCTGATCGACAACCCCAAAATTCTCGATCTGGCGAAAGAACATATCTCCGCGCTTGGCCGCCCGGATTTCAACAGTAAAATCAAACTTTACAGCGGTGAAATTCCACTGTTCAGCCATTATCAGATCGAATCCCAGATTGAGTCCGCTTTCCAGCGTGAAGTGCGCCTGCCTTCCGGCGGCTCTATCGTCATCGACACCACCGAAGCGTTGACCGCAATTGATATCAACTCCGCCCGAGCCACCCGCGGCGGCGATATTGAAGAAACGGCGTTCAACACCAACCTGGAAGCGGCCGATGAAATTGCCCGCCAGTTACGGTTACGTGACCTGGGCGGCCTGATCGTTATCGACTTTATCGACATGACGCCGGTTCGCCACCAGCGGGAAGTAGAAAACCGCCTGCGTGATTCCGTCCGTCAGGACCGAGCCCGCATTCAGATTGGCCGGATTTCTCGCTTTGGTCTGTTGGAAATGTCGCGCCAGCGCCTCAGCCCTTCACTGGGCGAGTCAAGCCATCACGTCTGCCCACGTTGCGGCGGTACCGGTACCGTGCGTGACAACGAGTCTCTCTCTCTGTCTATTCTGCGTCTTATCGAAGAAGAAGCGCTGAAAGAGAACACCAAAGAAGTTCACGCCATCGTTCCCGTACAGATTGCATCCTATTTGCTGAACGAGAAACGCGAATCGGTCAATGCTATTGAGAAGCGTCAGGGGGGCGTTCGTGCCGTTATCGTCCCGCATGATGGCATGCAGACGCCGCACTACTCCGTCGTACGCGTGCGTAATGGAGAAGAAAAGCCGACGCTCAGCTATCTGTTGCCGCAACTGCTGGAAACCGAAGCCCAGCAATTATTGCAGGAAGAGCAGGTTGCCGAACGCAAACTGCCTGAGCAGCCAGCGTTAGCAACCTTCACCATGCCCAACATGCCTGCGGAAAATAAAGCGCCGACGGTGGAAAATACGGCTCCGTCAGCCGCTTCCCCTGCGACGCCGGCTCAGCCAGGGCTTGTCAGTCGTTTATTCGGTGCGTTGAAAGGCATTTTCGCTTCCGAACCCTCTACCGAGGCCGCAGAAACCGCGGACGAGAAGAAGACCGAATCCGCCGAGGCCAACGAGAGCCCGCGCCAGGAACGTCGGAATACGCGTCGTCAAGGCAATAACCGCCGCGATCGTAATCCACGTGACAATCGTGAACCCCGTGAGGAGCAGCGCCGTAATAAACGCCAGAATACTGAAGTAGCGCCAGAAACTCGCGCGGCGGAAGAGACGGAAGAAAAAGCCGTTATTGATGAGCAACCGCGTCGCGAACCGCGCGCAGAGCGTCAGCGCCGTCGTCAAGACGATAAACGTCAGCAGCCTCAGCAGGAAGCGAAAGTACAAAATACGGCTGTTGCTGAAACGGAAGAGAGTGTTGCCGAGCAGGAAAAACCGGCACAGGTCATGCCGCGCCGCCAGCGTCGCCAACTGACGCAGAAAGTGCGGATTCAGTCTGAAATCGAGCCAGCCGAAACAGTCGTATCCGCAGCAGCAGCGGAAACCGTTGCGCCGCAGCTCGCGCCTGTTGAGCAAGCGACGATTACCGTCGCCGACGCTAGCGAAACGGAAAACTCGCAGGCCGCTGATGCCAATAAGGGCGCGAATCCGGAAAATAACGGTATGCCGCGCCGTTCCCGCCGCTCGCCACGCCATCTGCGCGTTAGCGGTCAACGCCGTCGCCGTTACCGTGACGAGCGTTATCCGTCTCAGTCGCCAATGCCGTTGGAATATGCTGCATCGTCTCCGGAATTGGCGTCAGGTAAAGTGTGGATAAACTACCCGGTCGCCCAATACCAATCGCTGGAACAGCTCGAAGAACAGCAGCAGGCGGAAAATGCGAAAAATAACGCAGCAATCGCCACACCGAGCCTGCCGGTCGTTGTGGAAGCCGCTACGGTTCCCGCAACCACGGTATACGAAGCGCCAACGGCGGTAGAAAGCCCCGTAAGCGCCAATCCGGAAACTGCGTCTGTACCGGATGAAGCAGCGACTTCCGTTGTCGACCCAGTGCAACCGGCACAGCAAACTTCTGCTGATCAACCTGCGGAAGAAAATGCCGGCGCCGTCTCTGCCGAATCCGTCGCTGGTGAGACGCCGGCAGCGGCCGCGATTGAGGCTTCCGTTACGGATGAGATTGTCGAAACGAAAACCGATGCCGATGCCATTCCGTCAATCCTCGTAGAGGAGAAAGCGTATGGTGAAAGCGATGAGGTTGTCGCAGAAGATAATGAAGTTGTCGAAGCAAACAATGACGTTATTGAAGAAGGCAATGCAGTTGTCGAAGCAAACAATGACATTATTGAAGAAGGCAATGCAGTTGTCGAAGCAAACAATGACGTTATCGAAGAAGGCGATGAAATTGTCGGAGAAAACAATGAAGTTGCCGAACAAGGCAATGAAGTTGTCGAAGAAACCGGCGAGATTGCCGGGGAAAGCGATAAAGTTGCTGAAGAAACCGCACCTAAGCCGGTCATAACTACCGCGCCGATTGCATCAGCGGAAGAACCGGCTGTTTCTGCTCAACCGACAGCAGCGGAAACACCACAGCCGCGCTATAAGTTCCATGCAACCGCACCGATGACTAAAGCGCCGGCTCCGGATTATCAACCGGAACCTGCACGTCAGAGCGACTGGAATCGTCCCGCGTATCAATTCAGCGGCAAGGGTTCAGCCGGAGGCCATTCAGCCGTTAATCATGCGGCGGCGCCTGCGACCAAGCCAACGTCGGTTAATGAATAA
- the rluC gene encoding 23S rRNA pseudouridine(955/2504/2580) synthase RluC: MKTDNPAVQFVTISADEAGQRIDNFLHARLKGVPKSMVYRILRKGEVRVNKKRVKPEYKLLGGDEVRIPPVRQAERDAPPVSASLGKVAALAECIVYEDDYILVLNKPSGTAVHGGSGLSFGVIEGLRALRPEARFLELVHRLDRDTSGVLLVAKKRSALRSLHEQLRLKGMQKDYLALVRGNWPSHCKSVQAPLLKNILQSGERIVRVNSDGKPSETRFKVEERFEMATLVRASPVTGRTHQIRVHTLHAGHPIAFDDRYGDRSFDNLLVKTGLKRLFLHAQALRFEHPNTGETLRVEAPLDNQLRHCLQILRKSKG; encoded by the coding sequence ATGAAAACAGACAATCCTGCAGTACAATTTGTGACAATATCCGCCGATGAGGCTGGACAACGCATTGATAATTTTTTGCATGCCCGATTAAAAGGCGTGCCTAAAAGTATGGTTTACCGCATCTTGCGCAAAGGCGAAGTCAGGGTAAATAAAAAGCGGGTAAAGCCAGAATACAAGTTACTCGGCGGGGATGAGGTTCGTATTCCGCCGGTCAGACAGGCCGAGCGCGATGCTCCGCCTGTTTCCGCCAGTCTTGGCAAAGTCGCCGCGCTGGCGGAATGCATCGTCTATGAAGATGATTATATTCTGGTGCTGAACAAGCCATCGGGTACGGCGGTTCACGGCGGCAGCGGGCTGAGCTTCGGCGTGATTGAAGGGCTACGCGCGCTGCGGCCTGAAGCCCGTTTCCTTGAACTGGTTCACCGCCTCGATCGCGATACGTCGGGTGTCTTACTGGTGGCCAAGAAGCGTTCCGCATTGCGTTCTTTGCATGAGCAGTTACGTCTCAAGGGGATGCAGAAGGATTATCTGGCGCTGGTGCGGGGAAACTGGCCGTCACATTGCAAAAGCGTACAGGCTCCGTTGCTGAAGAATATTTTGCAAAGCGGCGAGCGTATTGTTCGGGTAAACAGCGACGGTAAGCCTTCGGAAACGCGTTTCAAGGTAGAAGAACGTTTTGAAATGGCCACGCTGGTTCGCGCCAGTCCGGTAACGGGCCGTACCCATCAGATCCGCGTACATACGTTACATGCCGGTCATCCGATTGCTTTTGACGACCGCTATGGCGATCGCAGCTTTGATAACCTGCTGGTTAAAACCGGTTTGAAACGCCTATTTTTGCATGCCCAGGCATTACGCTTTGAACATCCCAATACGGGAGAAACGCTGCGGGTTGAGGCGCCGCTGGACAACCAACTTCGCCATTGCCTGCAAATATTGCGTAAATCGAAAGGATAA